GTCAGGTAATCCTTTACATCTGCCTCGATCCGAACTTGTAAGCATCTCCGACCGAGTTGCTCATTCGGTTACTTCGCCCTCAGACCTCAACACCAAGCTCCTTGAGATATTGCTTCATCCGCTTGCGCACTTCGACCAGTTCGGCTTCGATCTGGTCGATCTCCTTCTGGACAGCGGCTACGTCGATCTCTTCCTCCGGCTCGAAGGTATCGACGTAGCGGGGGATATTGAGATTAAAATCGTTTTCGACAATTTCCTCCGGACTGGCCACGTGGGCATATTTCTCGGTTTCGGTCCGCGTCCGGAACGTCTCCAAGACCCTTTCGAGATGTCCTTCATCCATGACGTTCTGCGTCTTGCCCGGGATGAATTCCTTGCTGGCGTCTATGAACAGCACGTCCTTCCGGTCTTTGTTTTTTCCGCCCTCCTCACGCGACCGGTCGAAGACCAGGATGGCCACGGGAATGCCCGTCGTGGTGAAGAGGTTCGCGGGCAGGCTGACCACGGCGTCGAGCAGGTTTCCTTCGATCAGCGCCCGGCGGATCCGGCCTTCGGCGCCGCCCCGGAACAGCACGCCGTGCGGAACGATCACTGTGACACGGCCGCTGCCCCGCTTGGCGATCTCGATCATGTGCGTGATGAAGCCGAAGTCAGCCTTCGACTTGGGCGGCACGCCGCGCCAGTACCGGGCGAAGGGATCGTTCGGCGCATTCTCCGCACCCCATTTGTCCAGCGAGAAGGGGGGATTGGCCACCACTACGTCGAACTTCATCAGGTGATCTCCCTCGACGAGGGCCGGGCTGTTGAGCGTGTCGCACCATTCGATGCGCGCGGCGTCCTTCTCGTGCAGGAACATGTTCATCCGTGCCAGGGCCCAGGTCGCCCCGTTGACTTCCTGACCGAAGAGGGCGTAGTTGCCCGAATCGACTTCGTTGGCTGCGCGGATCAGCAGCGAACCAGAACCGCAGGCCGGGTCGCATATCGTGTTGCCGGGTTTCGGGGCAGCAAGACCGGCGAGCAGCCGGGATATAGCGGCCGGCGTGTAGAATTCGCCGGCCTTCTTGCCGGCGTCTGAAGCGAAGCGCGATATGAGGTAGAGGTAACACTCCCCTATTACGTCTTCGGACACCTTCGACGGGCGCAGATCGAGAGCCGGATTGGCGAAATCCTCGAGGAGGTTGACGAGGCGCCGATTACGGTCCTTCACCTGACCGAGGTTGGCTTCCGAGTTGAAGTCGATGTTGCGGAAAACGCCTTCGAGCTTCGAACGATTCGCGTCCTCGATCTTCTCCAGGGCGATGTTAATCAACTCGCCGATATTCGCTTCTCCGCGCCGTTCATACAAATCGTAGAAACTTGCGCCGTCGGGCAGGACGAAACGCTCGCGTTCCAGTCTGCGACGGATCCTAACCTCGTCGTCCCCGTATCGCTGGCGGTAGCTTTCCACATGGTCGTTCCACAGGTCCGAGATGTACTTGAGGAACAGCGTCACGAGGATGTAGTCCTTGTATTGACCGGCATCGACGACGCCCCGAAAGGTGTCACAGGCGGCCCAGGCGGTCTGGTTGACCCGCTGCTGCATGGTCTGGTTTGTCATTTTTTCTACCTTTCCTCAATCAAGCCTGATTCGTTATCTGCTATCTGATCTCCAATACATCCTTTGAGAAGCAATCGGTTTAAGTCTCTTCGCCTGTCCGCAGCGAGTACGGTCAACGCGTGTTCGCGTTCTGCCAGACCGTCCAGGGTCGTAATCTTGCGTTGCAATTCAAGCGAAGGGATTTTGATTTCCAGACTCTCGACGCTGGACCGCGACACCATGCGTATGGTCGTCTTCAAAGCGACACGATCGAAGTATCGCTGGGATGGGGTTAGGTTGATGATCCATGCAAGGTATTCGGGTTGGATGAGGTCTGTTATAGGGCGCAAGACGTAAAGCGGTAACACGGCCACGGCCCTTTCGGTGAATCGTCCATCGAGCGCTACAGCTATATTCCTATCACCCCTGGATCGAAACAGCACGTCGCCTTGACCGACTAAGAATCTGTCCGTTTGACCTTTGAATTCGACACGGGTCAATCTTGCGGGCGCTATCTTGCCGTTTTGCGGAAAGTCGCCCAGTTGTATTGCCAGCGAACCGCTATGTGTTGCAGGTTGAAGGCGGCCACGGGCTGTGTACCCGCTATGGACGGAACAAATATCGCCAACGCGCTTATGTAATAAATGATATTTCATGAATACAGAATGTATATACCGGAGTTGATTTGTCAATAAAAAATCGTAGTTGGTCAATTATAGAGATTAATATACTGTGTTTCTTGTCTGAGGCAAGGAGAAAAGGAGATTGGAGATCGTTTAAGAGGTCGGAAGGGAACTCGAAGGTAATGAATCGTGCTTACGTAGAGGTAATTTGGGTATCTACGGCCTCATATCAGAAAAACCGCAATTAGTTTCTGGAACGTGCTGTGTTTATCTAAAATGTACATGAACCTGTATTGTGAATATCGGGATGATAACCGATAACACGTCGGTTCCTTGACGGTCGTTGGTGCGTCTCTAGTAGCTGTCAACGCCACGCACCTCATCGGACCAGTCCCGCCAGATGTCAATATTCGTGGGGTCCGTCATGAGCGGATCCGGGAGGGATTCCGGCGTTTTGAGGAAGCCGTAGATGGTCGCCTGGCGGATGAGGTCGGCCGACGTATTCTGCCCGGCGATGTGCAGGATCTTGGTGTGCCACAGGACCGCCGTGCCGGCTGGACCGTGACAATCGACGGGCCGGGTATCCCGCTTGATGCGCTGGATGACGGGATCGTTGTAGCCGGGTTTGCGTCCCGCCAGGTGTTCGTCCATATGCTTTGCGCCTTCGAGAAAGGCCTGCCACTGCGCGCGCCAGATCCGGCTGTGGCTTCCCGGCCAAACCGTGAAGCCGCCGGAGTCGGGCGGCAGGTCGTCGACATAGGCGGTCACCTGAAACCGGACGCGTCCGTAGCAGGCGCCGTCCGTATGGGCGCCGCGGTAGTCCGGACCAGGAGACGGGCTGCCCGGCAGGGTGCAGTACAGGCCACGCGTCCCTTGCCCGGTGGACCACACCGGACCCGTCCTGGGCAGAAGCAGCGCTTCTTCCGTGGTGAAGGATCCCTTCTCGGGCCATCGCCCGGTCTCTTCGATCCCGTGGGTGGCCAGCCCGCCCACCATGTCGTCGGACATGAAGCACGGCCCCGTCGTCATGCCGGAGTCATCCACTCCGGCGGGCCAGACCACTGTGCCCTTTCCCAGCAATTGCTCGGCCACCTGCCAAAGAGCCCGGGGGGCCAGGTCGAGCATGAAGGGCTCAGCGCCGTTGCGGACATAGAAGCGGTGGCCTTCGGTGAAGAAATAGGGGTCGCCGCCGATCTCGGGCCGCTTCGCATTAAGTTGACCGCTTACTTCGTCGTTGAAAGGCGCCCAGGTGGTGGGATCGCCGCGTTTCATAGCGGGGTGGTGTGTCTCCACTGCGTCCCACAGTGCTTCCCTGGCCTGGCGGCATAGTTCAAGGTCGAGCACGGCGGGCAGCACGAGGAAACCGTCGCGCTTGAAGCGGGCGATCTGGCTCGTGGTCAGGAGCGGGACTTGATTTAAGCCCGGTTCGGCTGGCGTTGGTCGCATTGGTTTTTTACCTCCATCTACTTCCGTCATCCTCCGGAACCATGCTCACCGCCCACACTGCTCTCACCGTCTTCACCGCCTCCCTCGTGTTCACCGCCTCCCTCGCCTCCCGATCCGTGCTCACTACCGGCCTCGCCGCCGTTGCCACCTGATCCGTGCTCTCCACCCTCGCCGCTTTCACCACCGCTCCCGTGCTCGCCTTCTCCTACTTCGGCGTGAGGCGTCCATCCGGTGAACGATTCTTCCGTAGCGGCCAGTGAGACATCAGTGGTTTCGCCTGGTGCGAGATCGACCGGCGTCGTAGGACCGAGTTCGGTGCCGTTCGAGAGATGTACTTCGACCCTGACCCTGTTCAGCACGCTTTCCGTGGTATTCTGCACGGTTCCCACGAACGCATTGCTTTCGGCGTCGTAACGCAGGATGAGCCGGGCGCCTTTACGGATGACATCATAGGTGTCGTCCAGGGCCAAGGAAACCCCCGACTCTTCCCCGTCGTCCGACTCGATCTCCAAGTTTTCGGTCCCGCCGTGCTCTGTACCCGATTCTTCGGACACGCTGTGATCTTCGCCGTCGCTCCGGTCGTTTGCGCATCCGCTCAGTGCACCCAGGCCTATCACCGCGGCGAACCCTATCGCCGAGGTCCAGGCGATCAGCGTAACTGAGAATGAACGCATACTGGGTGCCAGGCGCTCATATACCTCCGTTCGCTCCGTACGCTCCATGTTCGCCATACTCTCCATGCTCATCTTGTTCGACATGCTCGACTTGCGTGCGCTATCCCTTGTCATTTGCCCTCTCCTCGATTGTATGATCCCGCAGCATGGACATGGCGCCGTCCGGCCGGAACGTGCGGGGCTCCAGGTCGATGTCCTCTCCCGCGATCATTTTCCGGAGCAGGTCGGCTACGCCGTCCACCGCCACGGGCGCCAGAGCCTCGCCCTTCTCCTTGGTCCCGTATTTCGCGGAACTCTCCATTTCCATGTCGTCTTCATGCACACGGTGGGGGAACAGGGCCATGGCCATAGAGGTCTCGTATTCGTCGGCATGGCCCGGCAGCCGATCCTGTTCCATATACCGGTAGACGACTTCGGCCGGGTAGGTGTCCCAGTATGAATTGAAACGCACGTTGACACCGAGCCGTTCCCTGAACGCGTCGATCCGGTTCATCATGGGGACTACATTGCCGCCGTGTCCGTTCAGGATGAGGATATTGGTGATGCCGCCCCGCTTGAGGGCGTCGCACACGTCGTAGACGTATTCGGTGAATATCTCCGCGCGCACGGTCAATGTGCCCCTGTGCTCCATCCAGTGCTCCGATACCCCTATGGCGATGGGCGAAGCGACCACGACGTGAGGATAAAGCTTCAACGCCGCGTTCTCGGCCATGTAGGCGACGCTGGCCGTGTCGTGGATCATCTCCAGGTGTTCGAGGTGCTGCTCCGTCGCCGCCGTGGGCACGATGGCCGCCTGGATGATGCCGCCATCAATCCCTTCCCTGAACTCCTTGCGCGTCAGGTCTCCGATAAAAACACGCTTTCTCGACATGATGCGGCTCCTGTGCTCTGTGCTGGATGCGGTGTACGAATGACCGGGTATCGGAATCTAACTCTCCAGTGCCTGCTCGAGATCCCGGATGATGTCATCGGTATCTTCAAGGCCGACGGACATCCGGACGCGCTGGCCCTCGCGGTCTCCGGTGACCAGCGAGCCCACGTCCCCCAGGCTCACCCAGGGCCGGCACAGGCGTACTCGATCGAGGAACCGATCGACGGTTCCCTCGGAAATCTCGAAGCTTACCATCCCTCCGTAGCCTGTCCATTGCGACCGCGCGACCTCGTGCCCGGGCGTGGAGGGAAGTCCGGGATACCAGGTCCGTCTTATCCGAGGATGGGATTCCAGGAAGGCCGCCACGGCCCCGGCGTTCTCGACGTGCCGGTCCATGCGGATGGACAGCGTCTTGATCCCCCTGAGCAGGAGGAAGGCGTTTAGCGGGCTGAGGATGCCGCCGTAGGTGTTCCGCGTGCGCACGATCTCTTCGCCGAGATCGGGGTCACGGGTCGTGATGATCCCGGCCAGGGCGTCCCCGTGACCGCAGAGATATTTTGTGGCGCTGTGCAGCACGACGTCGGCTCCGTGGTCCATCGGCCGGAACAGATGGGGAGAAAGGAACGTGTTGTCGATCACGACCTTCGCGCCGGCCGCGTGGGCCTTGCGGATTACGGTGGGCGTGTCGATGATGTCCAGGGTGGGATTGGCAAGCGGCTCGAAGTAGACGACATCGGCGGGTTTCTCGAGAGCTGCGTCGAGCTGACTCGGAACGCGCATGTCGATGATCTCGACATCGAACCCGAGTCGTGGCAACTCTTCGGACATGAAGCGCCGGGTCCAGGCATAGGTCGTCTGGTGGCTGACGATCCTGGAACCCGCTCTGATGAGCGTCATCACGGACTGAGTGACCGACGCCATGCCGCAGGCGGTCGCGATACTGCGGCCACCGCCTTCGAGCGCGCACATCTTCTCCTCGAAAGCCGTGAACGTGGGATTGCTTCCCCGTAGGTAGGCACCGTCCACTGTGGCCGCCTGATAGATCGGCGTCGCCGACGTGTTCTCCGCCTCGCCCGCGTGGATGGAGCGTGTGATGAATCCCTGCTCTTCGTTCATTGCTCTGTCCTCTCCTACCCGGACCGATCCCAGCCGCCTACAGCCGTCGTCGATGGCCCGGACCATGCGTACCGCAAGTTTCTACAGCCGCCGCTCGATGGCTCGGACCATGCGGTCGATTTCCTCCCGGCTGTTGTAGAAGTGGGTGGAAATCCGGAACACGGGCACGTCGTTGATGTGAAAGGCCACGGTCTCGATCTGCTCGTCGTCCCACAGTTCCTGCCGGATCTTCTGGAGGTCGGCCCCCTCGATGGTGAAGGTCGTGATGAACCCGGACATCTCGGGGTCCCGCGGCGTCAGGAAGCGCACACCGCGGATGCGGCCGAGGCGTTCCCGCATGTAGTCGACCAGGCCGCGGCAGTAGGTCCGGATATGATCCCAGCCGATCTCCTGCTGGAAGTCGAGGGCCGTGCCCAATCCGATGAAGGGCGTCTGGTCCCGGGTGCCCATCATGTCGAACCGGCTG
The window above is part of the Gemmatimonadota bacterium genome. Proteins encoded here:
- a CDS encoding type I restriction-modification system subunit M; translated protein: MTNQTMQQRVNQTAWAACDTFRGVVDAGQYKDYILVTLFLKYISDLWNDHVESYRQRYGDDEVRIRRRLERERFVLPDGASFYDLYERRGEANIGELINIALEKIEDANRSKLEGVFRNIDFNSEANLGQVKDRNRRLVNLLEDFANPALDLRPSKVSEDVIGECYLYLISRFASDAGKKAGEFYTPAAISRLLAGLAAPKPGNTICDPACGSGSLLIRAANEVDSGNYALFGQEVNGATWALARMNMFLHEKDAARIEWCDTLNSPALVEGDHLMKFDVVVANPPFSLDKWGAENAPNDPFARYWRGVPPKSKADFGFITHMIEIAKRGSGRVTVIVPHGVLFRGGAEGRIRRALIEGNLLDAVVSLPANLFTTTGIPVAILVFDRSREEGGKNKDRKDVLFIDASKEFIPGKTQNVMDEGHLERVLETFRTRTETEKYAHVASPEEIVENDFNLNIPRYVDTFEPEEEIDVAAVQKEIDQIEAELVEVRKRMKQYLKELGVEV
- a CDS encoding restriction endonuclease subunit S — translated: MKYHLLHKRVGDICSVHSGYTARGRLQPATHSGSLAIQLGDFPQNGKIAPARLTRVEFKGQTDRFLVGQGDVLFRSRGDRNIAVALDGRFTERAVAVLPLYVLRPITDLIQPEYLAWIINLTPSQRYFDRVALKTTIRMVSRSSVESLEIKIPSLELQRKITTLDGLAEREHALTVLAADRRRDLNRLLLKGCIGDQIADNESGLIEER
- a CDS encoding phytanoyl-CoA dioxygenase family protein — encoded protein: MTEVDGGKKPMRPTPAEPGLNQVPLLTTSQIARFKRDGFLVLPAVLDLELCRQAREALWDAVETHHPAMKRGDPTTWAPFNDEVSGQLNAKRPEIGGDPYFFTEGHRFYVRNGAEPFMLDLAPRALWQVAEQLLGKGTVVWPAGVDDSGMTTGPCFMSDDMVGGLATHGIEETGRWPEKGSFTTEEALLLPRTGPVWSTGQGTRGLYCTLPGSPSPGPDYRGAHTDGACYGRVRFQVTAYVDDLPPDSGGFTVWPGSHSRIWRAQWQAFLEGAKHMDEHLAGRKPGYNDPVIQRIKRDTRPVDCHGPAGTAVLWHTKILHIAGQNTSADLIRQATIYGFLKTPESLPDPLMTDPTNIDIWRDWSDEVRGVDSY
- a CDS encoding creatininase family protein, with amino-acid sequence MSRKRVFIGDLTRKEFREGIDGGIIQAAIVPTAATEQHLEHLEMIHDTASVAYMAENAALKLYPHVVVASPIAIGVSEHWMEHRGTLTVRAEIFTEYVYDVCDALKRGGITNILILNGHGGNVVPMMNRIDAFRERLGVNVRFNSYWDTYPAEVVYRYMEQDRLPGHADEYETSMAMALFPHRVHEDDMEMESSAKYGTKEKGEALAPVAVDGVADLLRKMIAGEDIDLEPRTFRPDGAMSMLRDHTIEERANDKG
- a CDS encoding PLP-dependent transferase, which encodes MVRAIDDGCRRLGSVRVGEDRAMNEEQGFITRSIHAGEAENTSATPIYQAATVDGAYLRGSNPTFTAFEEKMCALEGGGRSIATACGMASVTQSVMTLIRAGSRIVSHQTTYAWTRRFMSEELPRLGFDVEIIDMRVPSQLDAALEKPADVVYFEPLANPTLDIIDTPTVIRKAHAAGAKVVIDNTFLSPHLFRPMDHGADVVLHSATKYLCGHGDALAGIITTRDPDLGEEIVRTRNTYGGILSPLNAFLLLRGIKTLSIRMDRHVENAGAVAAFLESHPRIRRTWYPGLPSTPGHEVARSQWTGYGGMVSFEISEGTVDRFLDRVRLCRPWVSLGDVGSLVTGDREGQRVRMSVGLEDTDDIIRDLEQALES